The Virgibacillus sp. MSP4-1 genome has a segment encoding these proteins:
- a CDS encoding N-acetylmannosamine-6-phosphate 2-epimerase, producing MLDKLENQLIVSCQALDHEPLHSSFIMGRMALAAYEGGAAGIRANTPSDITEIKQQVDLPVIGIIKQDYTDSEIYITPTLKEVKALLEAETDMIALDATNRQRPGNEKLTDLVRYVREHAPDVLLMADVSTLEEAKSAEQLGFDCVSTTLIGYTPYTEGMSLADDDFSLLRQFVEHVSIPVVAEGKIDTPAKTAKAIELGAHFAVVGSAITRPQLITQSFAAEVNKVSKR from the coding sequence ATACTGGACAAACTGGAAAACCAACTAATTGTATCGTGTCAGGCATTGGATCATGAACCCTTACATTCCTCTTTTATCATGGGAAGAATGGCGCTCGCTGCTTACGAAGGTGGAGCAGCCGGCATCCGCGCCAACACGCCATCCGATATCACGGAGATTAAACAACAGGTCGATTTGCCTGTAATTGGAATCATTAAGCAGGATTATACGGACAGTGAGATTTATATCACGCCGACACTTAAAGAAGTAAAAGCATTGCTTGAAGCAGAGACGGATATGATTGCGTTGGATGCGACCAATCGTCAACGTCCCGGAAATGAGAAGCTGACGGATTTGGTCCGTTATGTACGGGAACATGCCCCAGATGTGCTGCTCATGGCCGATGTGTCAACCTTAGAAGAGGCTAAAAGCGCGGAACAGCTCGGATTTGACTGCGTATCGACAACGTTAATTGGCTATACCCCTTATACGGAGGGCATGAGTCTGGCTGATGATGATTTCTCCCTTCTTCGTCAATTCGTGGAGCACGTCTCCATTCCTGTTGTCGCGGAAGGAAAAATTGATACCCCGGCAAAAACAGCAAAAGCCATCGAACTGGGAGCGCATTTTGCAGTGGTAGGAAGCGCCATCACTCGTCCGCAATTGATTACCCAGTCCTTTGCAGCAGAAGTGAATAAGGTAAGTAAACGATAG